The following are encoded together in the Bradyrhizobium sp. CCGUVB1N3 genome:
- a CDS encoding efflux RND transporter periplasmic adaptor subunit has protein sequence MLFKPDTKEGAKDEAGKRSTSRRVRRFVSTLITLVILGGLGYLGWTVWHQKPANDRNARPDLPVPVLAASPRVQDVPVYLDGVGAIRALNTVTVRSQVDGKLIAVNFIEGQDVKKGDVLAEIDPAIYQAQYDQAVAKKAQDQAQLANQRIDLTRYEQLAASNAGSKQQADTQRAAVAQTEALVKADQAAIDNAAATLSYTKIVAPLSGRAGLRQVDQGNIIHASDITGLVVITQLQPIAVWFSLPQQQIMRVNAAASKGTLPVDVFGNDGITVIDTGKLTGIDNQVDPTTGTLKLKAEFPNANYQLWPGQFVNVRLKVETLPKALVVPTSAVQRGPIGTFSYVIGDGDIVSAKPVTVTQQNEHDAVIATGLSPTDRVVTTGFANLSDGSKVIVGRDDQTPSADLAPRKRTRAPDAQKGGQAKDGQAKDGQAKDGAKEGAKDGQGKDGERRAKRQSGEGDQKGQTGAAQGADSSGSGAKQP, from the coding sequence ATGCTCTTTAAGCCGGATACGAAGGAAGGCGCGAAGGACGAGGCGGGCAAGCGCAGCACGTCCCGGCGCGTCCGCCGCTTTGTTTCCACGCTGATCACGCTCGTGATCCTCGGCGGGCTCGGCTATCTGGGCTGGACCGTATGGCACCAGAAGCCGGCGAATGACCGCAATGCGCGGCCCGATCTGCCTGTGCCGGTGCTGGCGGCGTCCCCGCGCGTCCAGGACGTGCCGGTCTATCTCGACGGCGTCGGCGCGATCCGCGCGCTCAACACCGTCACCGTGCGTTCGCAGGTCGACGGCAAGCTGATCGCGGTGAATTTCATCGAAGGCCAGGACGTCAAGAAGGGCGACGTGCTCGCCGAGATCGATCCCGCAATCTACCAGGCGCAGTATGATCAGGCGGTGGCCAAGAAGGCCCAGGACCAGGCCCAGCTCGCCAACCAGCGCATCGACCTCACACGCTACGAGCAGCTCGCTGCCTCCAACGCCGGCTCCAAGCAGCAGGCCGACACCCAGCGCGCGGCGGTCGCGCAGACCGAGGCGCTGGTCAAGGCCGACCAGGCCGCGATCGACAATGCAGCGGCAACGCTGAGCTACACCAAGATCGTGGCGCCGCTCTCGGGCCGCGCGGGCCTTCGCCAGGTCGACCAGGGCAACATCATCCATGCCTCCGACATCACGGGCCTCGTCGTCATCACGCAGCTGCAGCCCATCGCAGTGTGGTTCAGCCTGCCGCAGCAGCAGATCATGCGCGTCAACGCCGCCGCGTCGAAAGGCACGCTGCCGGTCGACGTGTTCGGCAATGACGGCATCACGGTGATCGACACCGGCAAGCTGACTGGCATCGACAATCAGGTCGATCCGACGACCGGGACCCTCAAGCTCAAGGCGGAATTCCCCAACGCCAACTACCAGCTCTGGCCGGGCCAGTTCGTCAATGTCCGCCTCAAGGTCGAGACGCTGCCGAAAGCGCTCGTGGTGCCGACATCGGCCGTGCAGCGCGGGCCGATCGGAACCTTCAGCTATGTGATCGGCGACGGCGATATCGTCTCGGCCAAACCCGTGACGGTGACGCAGCAGAACGAGCATGACGCCGTGATCGCAACCGGCCTGTCGCCGACCGATCGCGTCGTCACCACGGGCTTTGCCAATCTCTCCGACGGCTCCAAGGTGATCGTCGGCCGTGACGACCAGACGCCGTCGGCCGATCTTGCGCCGCGCAAGCGTACTCGCGCGCCGGATGCCCAGAAGGGCGGTCAAGCGAAGGACGGGCAGGCCAAGGATGGCCAGGCCAAAGACGGGGCCAAGGAGGGGGCCAAGGACGGGCAAGGCAAGGATGGCGAGCGCCGCGCCAAGCGGCAAAGCGGTGAGGGCGACCAGAAGGGCCAGACCGGAGCGGCGCAGGGGGCAGATTCATCGGGCAGTGGAGCAAAGCAGCCATGA